The segment TATCTAAGGATAGTAAATTCTTAACAAATTTGATTGGTTTATTCAATATCCTTCAAGATGAGGAAAACACTGATAACCTAAAATTAATTAGCTATCTTCATTATGAAAAATTGAAACATATAGGTCTTAGCTCAGTTAGGATTATTCCGAATAGGGTAGAAAGGCTTTTATTCAAAGAAACAGAAGATGGAATTACTATCGTTGTCATAGAAATAAATGAAAAGCATTATGGAAACAAAAAATGAAAGATTGACTCCGTTTATGGCAGTTCCTCCTGGAGCTATTGTTAAAAACGAGATGGCCGAAAGAAAAATATCTCAAACGAAGTTTGCCGAAATGCTTCACATCCAAAAATCTCATTTGAGTGATATATTAAAAGGGAAAAGAAGCATTTCATCAATAGCTGATAAAATTGAGGAGGTGTTAGGTATTCCTGCCCGTACATTGGTAAAAATGCAGGCCTCTTACGAGTATGATAAAAAAGTTATAGAGGAACGAGGCATACAAGAAATAATGGCACAGAATGAATTGGAAGATTATAACAAATCATTCGATATAAAAACGGCAATTTCAAGGTTGGGCATAGATAAAAAAAAAGGGTTTGTTTATACATTATCCTTATTGAAAGATATGTTGTCTTTGCCTTGTGCAGCACGTATGGAAATGAATTATACACATTCATTCTTTAGAAAGTCTGAGAGAACGGGAACAGATGACCGTATGATTGCTACATGGGTTCTTTTGGCTAAGTATAGTGCTAGAAAAATGACTGCATCTGGAAGATATGATAAAGGAAAAATCAAGGAACTCACGAGTAAGTTAGTTCGTATATTTAATGAGAATATTAATGTTATAAACCGAGTACAGGCGGTAATGTCTGATTATGGTATAAAGTTTTGTGTTGTTCCCAAAGTAGATAGAGCATCCATTAATGGTTATTGTTTTTTAGAAAAAGGAGTTCCGTCAATTATTATTACGATGCGTTATAATATGATAGATCATGTTGCATTTGATACTATGCACGAATTAGGCCATGTGTTGCTTCATTTGAATGAGGATAATGATGAAATGATAAATATAGATGGTCAAGATTATTCTTCGAAGGAAAAAGAGGCAGATAAGTTTGCATCATCGTCTATTATTCCAGATTCTGTTTGGGCAACATCTCCTGCAGTAAAGATGAATTCTTTCATTATACAGCGAGATTATAGTAAATGGGCTAATGAAAAAGGAATCCATAAATGGATCGTATTAGGTCGAGTTTCGCACGATACAGGTATTTGTATATTTAAGGGTGATGAAAGCCGTAAAGTAGGCTGAAGTTGAGATATTTTTTAGATTAGAGAGGCGGTGTTCCCCCACAAAGGCCAAGGATCACCGCCTCTTTCATGGTCCGGACGCTCTGAACCGACATGGAAGGTGGCGCGATTGTTGTGTCTGGTTCTAAACATTCAACCGGCTGCTATGTTGGGGTTGTAATGAAAATAAAGTAAATCATGGAGGAAATAGAGAAAAATATGCAGGAAGCTATAGCGTTTTATCTGGAGTCATGCGAGGAAAAGAACATCACTCCAGTGGAAGTATTGCAGGGTGAGTTTACCCTAAAGTTCAAAGATCCATATACGAAAGAATGGATTAATGGGAAAGTATAAACAACAATAGTAGATATGGAATTTTTGGAATATAAAGGATATAAAGGTTCTGTAGAATATAGCAAAGAGGACGACTGCTTATTTGGCAAAGTGCAGGGATTACGAAAAGCCACTATCCTTTATGAGGGAAAGTCTGTGGATGAATTGTGTAAGGATTTTGAAGAAGGAATCGATAGTTATCTGGAAGGATGCAAGGAGTGTGGCGTGCAACCGGAAAATCCTTATAGCTGAAAACTTCAGTTGCGTATGACTTCCGAGCTGGGCAGATGAACTGGCGGCTATATATTAAAAAACTTTAGGATAAGTAAAAGACAAGTGGAAATGTCCAAAACTGGACAAAATATCCTTTTTTTAATCTATTTGCGGAGAATTTCTTGAAAGAAAAAACGGAAGAAAATAAGCTAATAATCAGTAACTTAAATTCTTCCGTATGACGTGATCGGGCTGGGATTCGAACCCAGGACCCACAGCTTAGAAGGCTGTTGCTCTATCCAGCTGAGCTACCTGACCATCCTTTTCAAATGCGTTGCAAAGGTAGGCATTTTATTTGAATATACAAATATTTATCCCGCTTTTTTTGTCGCTATTGCGTAAGTATAAAACAAACTCCTTATTTATCAGCGCATTATTGGTAGGAGAGAAGTTGATCATGGTGCAATCAGACTTCTCTCCCGCATATTGTTTATTCCCATGGAGTCAATGTGACATTGCGGAACTGGATCGGGCCGCCTTCGCTTTGCAAGCCGATATGACCTTCTTTCACCTTGTTTGTTCCGGTATTTTGATATACGCCATTAACATATACCGTGATCACACCGTCTTTGACGAAGATGTTGGCTTCGTTCCATTCTCCAGCTTTCACTTCGCTTGATTGGGTATGTTTCTTAACAACAGGAAAGGCCGGGCGAGGCTGTCCTGGTTTGTTCTGGTATTCAGCCAGGTCGGATCCACCCAACAAGACAAAGTCGCCTGCATCGCCGGCATGCAGCTGGCATTCGATTCCGTTCGGGAACGGACTCTTCAAGTCTTCGATCAGCAGGAAGATACCGCTGTTGGCTTCTTTGCCGTCGGGCCATCTCCATTCCACATGCAGTTTGTAGTTACTGTATTTCTGCTTGGTGTACATGTAACCAAAAGGCTGACCGGCGATCTGAATGAGGCCATCTTTAACGGAAAAGACCTGTTCTGCCGGAGTTGAGTTTTTGTCGACGATGAATTCCCAGTTCGACAAATTCTTGCCGTTGAATAATTTTTCAGTTTTCTGAGCCTGCACAGTCAGACTTCCCATCAGGGAAATGCCTGCAATGCCTAAAATTGCTAATTTTCTTTTCATGGTTCTATATCGTTATGTTTGTTATGGATTAATCGGCTATTAACTTACGATAGCGAACGCGTTTGGGCTCTTCGTACCCCGACTGCTTGCGTTTGTATTCTTCGTATTCAGAATAACTTCCTTCGTAGAATACCACATTTGAGTTTCCTTCGAAGGAAAGGATGTGCGTACAGATGCGGTCGAGGAACCAGCGGTCGTGCGATACGACGACGGCACAGCCGGCAAAGTTTTCCAATCCTTCTTCCAGGGCTCTCAGCGTATTGACGTCGATGTCGTTGGTCGGCTCGTCGAGCAGCAAGACGTTGGCTTCGGCTTTCAGGGTAAGAGCCAGATGCAGGCGGTTCCGTTCTCCGCCCGACAGCACGCCGCACAGCTTTTCCTGGTCGGCTCCGGCGAAATTGAATTTCGACAGATAAGCGCGGGCATTGATTTCCTTTCCTCCGACGCGGATAAACTCGTTGCCTCCGGATACAACCTGATAGACCGATTTCTTCGGATCGATGTCTTTATGCGTCTGGTCGGCATAACCGATGCGCACGGTGTCGCCTACTTCGAAAGAGCCGTTATCAACTTGTTCCTGTCCCATGATGAGCTTGAACAGGGTTGTCTTTCCGGCGCCGTTCGGACCAATGACACCAACAATGCCATTCGGCGGCAGGGTGAAGTTGAGATCATCGAACAGCAGCTTGTCGCCAAAGGCCTTGGCAACATGATGGGCTTCGATGACCTTGTTGCCCAGGCGCGGACCGTTCGGGATGAAGATTTCCAGCTTGGCTTCGCGTTCTTTCTGGTCTTCGTTCAGCAACTTCTCATACGAGTTCAGGCGCGCCTTTCCTTTGGCCTGGCGAGCTTTGGGAGCCATATTGATCCATTCCAGCTCGCGTTCGAGTGTCT is part of the Parabacteroides sp. AD58 genome and harbors:
- a CDS encoding helix-turn-helix domain-containing protein — its product is METKNERLTPFMAVPPGAIVKNEMAERKISQTKFAEMLHIQKSHLSDILKGKRSISSIADKIEEVLGIPARTLVKMQASYEYDKKVIEERGIQEIMAQNELEDYNKSFDIKTAISRLGIDKKKGFVYTLSLLKDMLSLPCAARMEMNYTHSFFRKSERTGTDDRMIATWVLLAKYSARKMTASGRYDKGKIKELTSKLVRIFNENINVINRVQAVMSDYGIKFCVVPKVDRASINGYCFLEKGVPSIIITMRYNMIDHVAFDTMHELGHVLLHLNEDNDEMINIDGQDYSSKEKEADKFASSSIIPDSVWATSPAVKMNSFIIQRDYSKWANEKGIHKWIVLGRVSHDTGICIFKGDESRKVG
- the ettA gene encoding energy-dependent translational throttle protein EttA, whose translation is MADDKKIIFSMVGVSKVYPPQKQVLKNIYLSFFYGAKIGIIGLNGSGKSTLLKIIAGLDKDYQGEVVFSPGYSVGYLEQDPHLEPGKTVKEVVQEGVQEIVDILKEYEEVNERFGDPEVLEDPDKMDALIARQAELQDKIDATDAWNLDTKLERAMDALRCPPEDQLVDTLSGGERRRVALCRLLLQQPDVLLLDEPTNHLDAESIDWLEQHLQQYAGTVICITHDRYFLDHVAGWILELDRGEGIPWKGNYSSWLEQKTKRMAQEEKQASKRRKTLERELEWINMAPKARQAKGKARLNSYEKLLNEDQKEREAKLEIFIPNGPRLGNKVIEAHHVAKAFGDKLLFDDLNFTLPPNGIVGVIGPNGAGKTTLFKLIMGQEQVDNGSFEVGDTVRIGYADQTHKDIDPKKSVYQVVSGGNEFIRVGGKEINARAYLSKFNFAGADQEKLCGVLSGGERNRLHLALTLKAEANVLLLDEPTNDIDVNTLRALEEGLENFAGCAVVVSHDRWFLDRICTHILSFEGNSNVVFYEGSYSEYEEYKRKQSGYEEPKRVRYRKLIAD
- a CDS encoding 3-keto-disaccharide hydrolase; the protein is MGSLTVQAQKTEKLFNGKNLSNWEFIVDKNSTPAEQVFSVKDGLIQIAGQPFGYMYTKQKYSNYKLHVEWRWPDGKEANSGIFLLIEDLKSPFPNGIECQLHAGDAGDFVLLGGSDLAEYQNKPGQPRPAFPVVKKHTQSSEVKAGEWNEANIFVKDGVITVYVNGVYQNTGTNKVKEGHIGLQSEGGPIQFRNVTLTPWE